The following proteins come from a genomic window of Pseudomonas sp. Z8(2022):
- the hemL gene encoding glutamate-1-semialdehyde 2,1-aminomutase, translating to MSRSEILFANAQKHIPGGVNSPVRAFRSVGGTPLFFKHAEGAYVLDEDDKRYVDYVGSWGPMILGHSHPDVLDSVRRQLEHGLSYGAPTALETEMAELVCSLVPSMEMVRMVSSGTEATMSAIRLARGYTGRDSIIKFEGCYHGHSDSLLVKAGSGALTQGVPNSAGVPAAFAKHTLTLPFNDIDAVAECLAQVGQEVACIIVEPVAGNMNCVPPAPGFLQGLREQCDKHGVVLIFDEVMTGFRVALGGAQAHYGVTPDLSTFGKIIGGGMPVGCFGGKRAIMECIAPLGPVYQAGTLSGNPLAMAAGLTTLKLISRPGFHSELTDYTTRMLDGLQQRADAAGIPFVTTQAGGMFGLYFSGADDIVTFADVMASDSERFNRFFHLMLDGGVYLAPSAFEAGFTSIAHGDRELEITLAAAERAFSELKKA from the coding sequence ATGTCCCGCTCCGAAATCCTCTTCGCCAACGCCCAGAAGCACATCCCCGGCGGCGTCAACTCGCCAGTACGCGCCTTCCGTAGCGTCGGCGGCACGCCACTGTTCTTCAAGCACGCCGAAGGCGCCTACGTGCTGGATGAAGACGACAAACGCTACGTCGACTACGTCGGCTCCTGGGGCCCGATGATCCTCGGCCACAGCCACCCGGACGTGCTCGACTCGGTACGCCGCCAACTGGAGCACGGTCTGTCCTACGGTGCGCCGACCGCGCTGGAAACCGAGATGGCCGAACTGGTCTGCTCGCTGGTGCCGTCGATGGAAATGGTGCGCATGGTCAGTTCCGGCACCGAGGCGACCATGAGCGCCATTCGTCTGGCCCGCGGCTACACCGGCCGCGACAGCATCATCAAGTTCGAGGGCTGCTACCACGGCCACTCCGACAGCCTGCTGGTCAAGGCCGGCTCCGGCGCCCTGACCCAGGGTGTGCCGAATTCCGCGGGCGTGCCGGCGGCCTTCGCCAAGCACACCCTGACCCTGCCGTTCAACGACATCGACGCCGTGGCCGAGTGCCTGGCGCAGGTCGGCCAGGAAGTCGCCTGCATCATCGTCGAGCCGGTGGCCGGCAACATGAACTGCGTACCGCCGGCGCCCGGCTTTCTCCAGGGCCTGCGCGAGCAGTGCGACAAGCACGGTGTGGTGCTGATCTTCGACGAAGTGATGACCGGCTTCCGTGTCGCCCTCGGTGGGGCCCAGGCGCACTACGGCGTCACCCCGGACCTTTCCACCTTCGGCAAGATCATCGGTGGCGGCATGCCGGTCGGCTGCTTCGGCGGCAAGCGCGCGATCATGGAATGCATCGCCCCGCTTGGCCCGGTCTACCAGGCCGGCACGCTGTCGGGCAACCCGCTGGCCATGGCCGCCGGGCTGACCACCCTGAAACTGATCAGCCGCCCGGGCTTCCATAGCGAGCTGACCGACTACACCACGCGCATGCTCGATGGCCTGCAACAGCGCGCCGATGCTGCCGGCATCCCATTCGTCACCACCCAGGCTGGCGGCATGTTCGGCCTGTATTTCAGCGGCGCCGACGACATCGTCACCTTCGCCGATGTGATGGCCAGCGACAGCGAGCGCTTCAACCGCTTCTTCCACCTGATGCTCGATGGCGGCGTGTACCTGGCACCGAGCGCCTTCGAGGCCGGTTTCACCTCCATCGCCCATGGCGACAGGGAGCTGGAAATCACCCTCGCCGCCGCCGAGCGCGCTTTCAGCGAGCTGAAAAAAGCCTGA
- a CDS encoding DUF6962 family protein, producing MQYSTAFSDALLALACAACVWLIGRARGRYSESDQPALFCALLGFLLPTAAACVGVVRYGFDPSWQAAHLWLSQASSFLGLPLLGAAALALGRSWVWSRPNWGRILLGLCAFFELFRQLGYLQDYRLALNLATLVLILYAGAMQWPRRAPAAVAALVVGLFLLAGLAVGTEGVIGPLRRVDLFHVLLAPAYPLLAWLLLNLPGSATQRAG from the coding sequence ATGCAGTACAGCACCGCCTTCAGTGATGCACTGCTGGCCCTGGCATGCGCCGCCTGTGTCTGGCTGATCGGCCGGGCACGCGGGCGTTACAGCGAAAGCGATCAGCCCGCACTGTTCTGCGCCCTGCTCGGCTTCCTGCTGCCGACTGCGGCGGCCTGCGTCGGCGTAGTCCGCTATGGCTTCGACCCGAGCTGGCAGGCCGCACATCTATGGCTGTCACAGGCCAGCAGCTTTCTCGGCCTGCCGCTGCTCGGCGCCGCGGCATTGGCACTGGGGCGGAGCTGGGTCTGGAGCCGGCCGAACTGGGGGCGCATCCTGCTTGGTCTGTGCGCCTTCTTTGAACTTTTCCGCCAGCTTGGCTATCTGCAGGACTATCGCCTGGCACTTAATCTGGCCACGCTGGTGCTGATTCTCTATGCCGGCGCCATGCAGTGGCCGCGCCGCGCACCTGCGGCAGTCGCCGCCCTGGTAGTCGGCCTGTTTCTCCTGGCCGGCCTGGCGGTCGGTACCGAAGGTGTGATCGGGCCACTGCGCCGCGTAGACCTGTTCCACGTGCTGCTGGCACCAGCCTATCCGCTGCTGGCGTGGCTGCTGCTGAACCTGCCGGGCAGCGCCACGCAGCGCGCCGGGTAA